A stretch of the Thermus thermophilus genome encodes the following:
- a CDS encoding YcxB family protein, whose translation MGKYEAELARLGERPLAQLEGPAGLLAVTETALLFLSDQGVQRLELARIRRVTRGEGGTVLVQGDVEALSIPLKAFPLEELKAFLEGLKPHVARAKKATAAPRPEPPKPPAQEAKAPVWEEEPPAKTPSVELAPEEPPPTPTPPPAPTPTPPPPAQGTRNPLALPLRLLALLTLAYAVGFAATHPDADPWVLGGVVLGGLTLALTAWSSATSSR comes from the coding sequence ATGGGCAAGTATGAAGCCGAGCTCGCCCGTCTCGGGGAGCGCCCCCTCGCCCAACTGGAGGGCCCGGCGGGGCTTCTCGCGGTCACGGAAACGGCGCTCCTCTTTCTGAGCGACCAGGGGGTGCAACGCCTGGAGCTCGCCCGGATCCGGCGGGTGACCCGGGGGGAAGGGGGGACGGTCCTGGTCCAGGGCGACGTGGAGGCCCTCTCCATCCCCCTGAAGGCCTTCCCCTTGGAGGAACTCAAGGCCTTCCTCGAGGGGCTCAAGCCCCACGTGGCCCGGGCCAAGAAGGCCACCGCCGCCCCCAGGCCCGAGCCTCCAAAGCCCCCCGCCCAGGAGGCCAAGGCCCCCGTCTGGGAGGAGGAACCCCCGGCCAAAACCCCCTCGGTGGAGCTCGCCCCGGAGGAGCCCCCCCCCACCCCTACGCCTCCTCCCGCCCCTACCCCTACGCCTCCTCCCCCGGCCCAGGGAACCCGCAACCCTTTGGCCCTACCCCTGCGGCTCCTCGCCCTCCTCACCCTGGCCTACGCGGTGGGCTTCGCGGCCACCCACCCGGACGCCGACCCCTGGGTCCTCGGGGGGGTGGTCCTGGGCGGCCTCACCCTGGCCTTGACGGCCTGGTCCTCGGCTACCTCCTCGCGGTAG
- a CDS encoding ComEA family DNA-binding protein — protein sequence MVLGYLLAVALLGLLALWPKLAPAPLPVRVEALGKVAPLPQAQTPVSLNEASLEELMALPGIGPVLAQRIVEGRPYARVEDLLKVKGIGPATLERLRPYLRP from the coding sequence CTGGTCCTCGGCTACCTCCTCGCGGTAGCCCTCCTCGGCCTCCTCGCCCTCTGGCCCAAGCTCGCCCCCGCCCCGCTTCCGGTGCGGGTGGAAGCCCTGGGAAAGGTTGCCCCTTTGCCCCAAGCGCAAACCCCCGTGAGCCTGAACGAGGCGAGCCTGGAAGAGCTCATGGCCCTGCCCGGCATCGGCCCCGTCCTGGCCCAGCGCATCGTGGAGGGCAGGCCCTACGCCCGGGTGGAGGACCTCCTCAAGGTGAAGGGGATCGGCCCCGCCACCCTAGAGCGCCTCCGCCCCTACCTCCGGCCATGA